In Mycolicibacterium alvei, a single window of DNA contains:
- a CDS encoding tetratricopeptide repeat protein has product MADEDRPVDPVAAAEQQWLALRAAHGDRDSQTLDALLTLSSARMAAGDTDAAIDEVTSVLEGRREILGENHPDTLTVAGMRADWCYHRGDTDAGETLRNLVPTMSGVLGAEHAATLQARHTLAYLADASDTPAQRLLTWTELCGAETRRFGVKHELTLASLYGSAQARHALRDPFGASVDASTVQIYSTTLLGEHHPRTLVAALAKWTWRGEAVGVTPRILEELDQLIPTLQNVFGYDSPNTLLARSTRATWTPNDAKAIDRISEWEVLADDLARGRGAQDPLTVDAYEKREAARAEWQRYLQEYRDMAYDLGIEFEAEREEVELDPDRPWLGSGDLDEDAIAEADGFASDEESEMRDLMLRVIAGKRGFGDAVRSFGNDSEQALLWRYWLAWLFWEGGMFELARKRTHTLIEEAGRVLGEGHPLTEATRAVDRVIEQRVSGGLPAYWQPDVTIDD; this is encoded by the coding sequence GTGGCCGACGAGGACCGACCCGTTGATCCAGTGGCCGCTGCCGAGCAGCAGTGGCTGGCGTTGCGCGCCGCACATGGTGATCGGGATTCCCAGACCCTGGATGCGCTGCTGACGCTGTCGTCGGCCCGGATGGCCGCCGGCGACACCGACGCCGCGATCGACGAGGTCACCTCCGTGCTGGAGGGCCGCCGGGAGATCCTCGGCGAAAACCACCCCGACACCCTGACCGTGGCCGGTATGCGGGCCGACTGGTGTTACCACCGAGGCGATACCGACGCCGGCGAGACACTGCGAAACCTGGTCCCCACAATGTCCGGCGTGCTGGGCGCCGAGCACGCGGCCACGCTGCAGGCTCGTCACACCCTGGCATACCTGGCGGATGCCAGCGACACTCCGGCACAGCGCCTGCTCACCTGGACCGAACTGTGCGGCGCCGAAACCCGGCGTTTCGGCGTCAAGCACGAACTGACCCTCGCGTCGCTCTACGGGTCCGCGCAGGCCCGCCACGCCCTCCGCGATCCGTTCGGCGCCAGCGTCGACGCGTCGACCGTGCAGATCTATAGCACAACGCTTCTGGGCGAACATCATCCGCGGACCCTGGTGGCGGCGCTGGCCAAGTGGACGTGGAGAGGGGAAGCCGTGGGCGTCACGCCACGGATTCTCGAGGAACTCGATCAGTTGATCCCGACCCTGCAGAACGTGTTCGGATACGACAGCCCGAATACCCTGCTGGCCCGCAGCACGCGGGCGACGTGGACACCGAACGACGCGAAAGCGATCGACCGGATCTCAGAGTGGGAAGTGCTGGCGGACGATCTGGCGCGCGGCCGTGGAGCGCAGGATCCGCTGACCGTCGATGCATACGAGAAGCGCGAGGCCGCCCGGGCCGAATGGCAGCGGTACCTACAGGAGTACCGGGACATGGCCTACGACCTGGGTATCGAGTTCGAGGCCGAACGCGAGGAGGTGGAATTAGACCCGGACCGGCCGTGGCTGGGATCCGGCGACCTTGACGAGGACGCGATCGCGGAGGCCGACGGTTTCGCCAGCGACGAGGAATCCGAGATGCGGGATCTGATGCTCCGGGTGATCGCCGGCAAACGAGGCTTCGGTGACGCGGTTCGCAGCTTCGGCAACGACAGCGAGCAGGCCTTGCTGTGGCGGTACTGGCTGGCGTGGCTGTTTTGGGAGGGCGGAATGTTCGAACTCGCCCGCAAGCGCACGCATACGTTGATCGAGGAGGCGGGTCGTGTTCTGGGCGAGGGACATCCGCTCACCGAGGCGACCCGCGCCGTCGACCGGGTCATCGAGCAACGGGTTAGCGGCGGACTGCCGGCCTATTGGCAGCCCGACGTCACCATCGACGACTGA